The sequence AGAATACGGTTTTTTTGCTGATGGCAGATCACGGGCACTATTTTGGCGACCACGGATTGCAGGGCAAGCCCTGGGGAGATTGGGGGCAGCTTTACGATCCGATGGTTCATATCCCGTTTATGGTATATCATCCGGATGGGGCGATGGCGGGCAAACAGGTGGATAGTCTGGTGCAGCCGGTGGATGTGTTTTCGACGCTTTGCGGTCTGGCGGGATTGAATGTGCCCGATGGCGTGCAGGGGGAGTCATTTGCCGATGTTTTGTCGGGTAAGACGGTGGAGCATCGGGATTTTGCAATTAGCGGGCGCAATTTGAATGATAGCTGGGGCACTGTGCCTGCTACGATAACCGATGGCACATGGACGCTGGTGTATTGGCCCAATAAAGATCTCAAATACAAAGGTCCCAAACCGATTCGCACTGAGCGCTACGATTGCCGCAATATGCCAGAGCGCCGCGTGGATGAGTTGTTTTATATGCCGGGAGATTCCGATCAGGAAAATAATGTGATTGCCGAGCATCCCGATGAAGCAGGGCGGTTGCACAACGCGCTTTTGGAACTGATTGAGGATACAGAGACCGATCCGGAGATTGCGAAAACGTACCAACCCGCGCCGGGCGATCAGTATCAGTGAGAGTTTCAGGATCGTAAATCTTGTCTGCCGTCGCCGCATCCGCCATCGCCAGCCGTGCGCACATGTGGTTGTCCCGTTATTTTGGTGCCTTTGTACGCATAAGGGTCTTCGCCTGCGATCATGATGATTTCTCGCATGTCTGCGGTTGCCATGCGCTCACCGGGTTTCAAATTGCGCCAGGGGAGGAGGGATTCCGCGCTCATGTAGTGGTTGACGAGTACGCGACGGAAGCCGGATTTGGCGCGGTTGGGAAACGAGCGATGGAGCAGGTAGCCGTGAAAGAAGACGAGCGCGCCTGTTTTGACTTCGACGGGGATGGCGTCGTCATCTGTGTAGGGGAATCGGAAGGTTTCATGGGCGCAGTCAAAGCGCTTGTCGTGCTGTACGTGTTGGGGCCACAATATGCCGCGTTTGTGCGAGCCGGGAATGACCCACAAGCAGCCGTTTTCAGTGGTGGCATCGTCAAGGGCAAACCAGCCGCCCGTGAGCGACCGGTCGCGGGTGGGGATGTAGATTTCATCCTGATGCCATGCTTGTCCGGGTTTTCCCGCGCTTTTGATGAAGAGCATGGATTGCATGCATTTGACATTGGGTCCGATGACGCTGGTGAGGCCATCGACCATTGTGGGATGGGATAACGCGTCGTACATGATGGGCGAGATTCTGTGTACGTGGTGGATACACAGGATGCGCTTGATCACGTCGTCGTCGGTGTCGTCGGACGAGATGGCTGGTAAATTGCCTATGTCGCCGCGCTCCCCGCGGCACAGGGCAGTGGTTTCGGCGCGCAGGATTTCGACTTCTTCGGGGGTGAGTGCATCGGGGATTACGAGGTATCCATTTTCGCGGTAAAAAGCCACGTCGTCTTCGGTGACGCGGGAGGTGGCTTCTTCGGAGATGGTTGCCATTGAAAGCTCCAGAGAGATTGACTGATAAAGCAAGTTCGTTCTATAATAATCGGGTAGTAGGGCGTTGTCGTCAAGAACAATGCATACTGTAATGCAGTTTTTAAGGAGGATTACATCTTGAACCGAAGACCAAATTTTGTGGTGATTTTTTTAGATGATTCCGGATGGGCGGATTTTCGGCCATTTGGAGAGACGGCGTATCCGACGCCCAATGTGGAGAAATTGGCTGCAGGCGGGTGTTGTTATCACCAGTTTTACGTGCCTCAGGCGGTTTGTTCGGCGTCGCGAGCGTCATTGTTGACGGGGTGTTATCCGGGCAGGCATAAGCTTTATGGCGCAATTCCGCCCCGGGCGCGGGGTTTGGATCCGAGTTTTGCCACGATTGCCGAGGTGCTCAAGCCTGTGGGGTATGCAACAGGGGTGTTTGGCAAGTGGCATATTGGCGATCACGACGATACGCGTCCGCCCGCTCGGGGGTTTGACGAGTCGTCGGGTTTGATGTATTCCAACGATATGTGGAAGTACCATCCGCAGAGCAGGCATTTTGATACTATGGAATTGCAGTTCTGGAAAAATGGCGAGATCGTTATTGACGATGTGTCGCCAGAGCAGCAAAAGATGCTGACGACGTGGTACACAGAGCATGCGGTCGATTTTATCGGGCGTCATGCCGATGAGCCGTTTTTCCTGTATGTGCCCCACAATATGCCGCATGTGCCGCTGTTTTGCAGCGATAAGTTCGATGGAAAATCGGGGGAAGGTTTGTATGCCGATGTGATGATGGAGATCGATTGGTCGGTGGGTGAGATCGTGAATGCGCTTGAAAAAGCGGGTGTGGCGGATGATACGGTTGTGGTTTTTACGTCGGATAATGGTCCCTGGATTTCTTATGGCAATCACGCAGGGAAGACGCCTTATCGCGAGGCAAAGGGGACGGGTTTTGATGGGGGTACGCGCTCGGCGTGTGTGATGCATTATCCCAATGGCATTCCCGCGGGTGAGATATCGCATCAGGCATTTTGTTCGGTGGATTTTTTGCCGACGTTTGCGAAGCTGGCGGGGGCGGATTTGCCGGATTATACGATTGATGGGGTCGATGTTTGGGATATTGTGACGTGCCAGCCGGGTGCGACGAATTCGCATGTGTATTATCCGGTGTCAACCGGGCGAACTTTCGATGGGGTGGTCAGTGGGGACGGCAAGTGGAAGTTGCATTTGCCACACGATTATCGCACGCTTGTGGAAGCGGGCAATGACGGAGCGCCAGGGGAATACAAGACCGCGCATATCGAGTTGTCGCTTTTTGATATGGAAAACGATCCCTACGAGACGACGAATGTGATTGACGAGTATCCCGATGTGGCGCAAGAGCTCAAGGCTTTGGCTGAAAAGCATCGGGATATGTGGTGGGTGGAGAGGAATTAAAACGGGAGGTTTGCGATGGGTATTTCGGGAAAAGAATGGTCGCCGACTTTGACGGAGAAAGAAACCGTGATGTTTGACCTGAAGGGGTATATTCTTTTTCCGGCTGTTTTGAGCGATGATGAGATGGCGCCGATTGTGGAACAGTGTGAGAAATTGCGTACCGATAGAGATTCTCTGCCGCCCGAGGCGCGTTGTTTGCCGGGTGGTCCCGCGTCGAAATTAATCGATCATCCGGCGATTATGCGGGTGTTGCATACGGTTATCGACGATGAGACTGAGAAGATCCGCCTGGAAGGAGCGTTTTTGTCTTATCGTTTTAAGGGAGATAATCACAGGGGATGGACGCCGCATGCCGGGGGTAAGTCCGTGAATCCCAATTATAGCTATCAGTACCACGATGGTCGGATTTATTCCGGGATGACGAGGGTGGTTTGGGAATTAAATGGTGTGGAGAAGGGAAAAGGAGGGACAGCGTTTATTCCGGGGAGCCACAAGTCCAATTACAGGAAAAAGCTGCCTTTGTTCGACGATCCCGATTCGGGGGTGTGGGATACGTATGGCTGTCCGCCGGGTTCTCTGCTGGTTTTTTCCGAGGCTGTGCGCCATACGTCTTGTGTTTGGACGCAGGATATGCCGCGGATGGCTCTGTTTTATGCTTATAATCACATCAATGTGCGCCATCACAAACCCGGGTTTACTGATGAGATGCTCAATTCACTTTCGCCAGAACACCGTCGGTTTTTCAGCGAGGTGTATCACCCGCAATTTGATGGCGATGAATGGAAAAGGCGTCTGAATCGTTGAGTCTATACGGGGAAAGCACTGGCGAGACGGGATGGGTTGTTGTAAATTGTGCGAGAGTGTTGTTTCTCATGTTTTTATAGGGAGTGCGTAATGGCAAATAAGGTGACGATTTTTGGTGCGGGTAGTGTGGTGTTTTCACTCGGTCTGGTGAAGGATTTGTGTCTGACAAAGGAATTGAATGGCAGCCACGTTTGTTTTATGGATATCAATGAGGAAGTGCTCGATGTGATTTACGAACTCGGGCGGCGGTATGCCGAAGATTTGAGCGCGGATATGACGTTTGAGAAAACGACTGATAGAGAGGCCGCGTTGAAGGATGCCGATTTTGTGATCAATACGGCAACGGTGACGCACAATGAGTATTTTATGCAGCGGCGGCGCAAGATGACGGCGAAGCTCGGTTATTTTTACGATAAGACCGGGATGCCCGAGTATTACAATTTGCAACTGATGCTGGATGTGGCGAGAGATATGGAGAAGTTGTGTCCCGATGCGTGGATTTTGCTGGCGGGTAATCCGGTATTTGACGGAACGACATTGATGACGCGGGAGACGGAGATCAAGGTGTGCGGGTTGTGTCACGGGCATTACGGGTACGCGGGTGTAGCGCGTACGTTGGGATTGGATCCGGATGAGGTGACGTGGCAGGCACCGGGACTGAATCACAATATTTGGATGACGGATTTTATCTATGAAAATGAGGATATGTATCCAGAGCTGGATCGATGGATTGCGGAGGAGAGCGAGGCGTATTGGGAGCGGTCGGCCCGAGAGGGCAAGTCTATTCCCACGCAGATGTCGCGCGCGTCGATTCATCAATACAAGATGTATGGTTTGATGCCTATTGGCGATACGCCCCGCCGGGGCGGTTGGTGGTATCACACGGATCTGGATGCGCGGAAATACTGGTACGACCCCAATGGCGGTAAAGACACGCCAGCGGGACGCGATGCAGTGCTGGCGGGCAAGGCAGAAAAATACGAGCAGATGAAGGCGGCGGCTTATGATGAGAAAATTCGGCCGATTGATTTGTTTGGCGATCAGATGACGCACGAGCAGCATATTCCGATTATGAATGGGCTGGTGAATAATGTGGAAGGTCAGTTTCAGGTGAATGTGCCCAATCACGGTGTACTGCCGGGTATTCCCGACGATGTAGCGGTGGAAGTGCCCGCGATTGTGAATAAGAAGGGCATTCAGCCTTTGCGCGTGCCGCCGTTGCCAAAGAAAATTATGCTGGAGTGCATTTATCCCGATTGGCTCAATATGGAGCGCACGCTCGAAGCGGTTTTGTCGGGCGATAAGTCGATGATGCTATTTGGCGTGCTCGAAAGTAAGGAGACAAAGTCATACCAGCACGGGTTGGAGGTGCTGGATGCACTGTTTGATATCGAACCCAATGAGCCGATGAAATACGTGGAAGATATCAACACGCATTTTGACTGGCCGAAGAATTGGGCGTAGGGCATCTGCAAAGGCTAAAAGGAAGGATCCGCATTGAAGTATCCACAGGGTCACACAAGAGCCGCTTGGCGGCCCGTGGGGCCGGACGCGTGCGCCGATCCGCTCGGCGCCTTGGCTCGGGCGGAGATACCGGCGATTCTGTTGCCCCAGGTCTGTACGCCAGCCGATTGCCAGCGGCTGATGGAACGCTTTGCCGAGCGCGGGTTGCTGCGCGCTGCGGGCGACGAGCGCACGCGCATCGACATTGGCACCAGCCTCGGCAACTTGGGCGGCGACCAGGAGGCGTTCTTGGCAGATGCGGAGGAGACGCACGCGCTCTTTGCTACCCTTTTTGCGGGTTTGCTCGACCCGGTGCAACTGCTCTATCGGCACTTGCAGGCGTTGGCTTCCAATAAGGAGGTTAAGACGGCGCGCGAGCGCGACGGGCGCTTGTACGGCCCGGCCATCTTTCGCATCCACTACGAGACCCACGCCTATAGTCCGCACATCGACCACGTCGTTCTGCGCGAAAAGCGGTTCAACTACGAGGTGGCGCGCTTTACCCACCAATTTGCCGGTGTGCTGTGCGTGCAGAACGCGGATTCTGCAGGGCCTGGGGTGCAGGCTGTGTTGCATCGCTGTCTGTGGACCGAGGAGATACAGCCGTATATCGCCGAGGGCCGTTTTCACGAATATGCGGCCGCGCATGGCGTGGCGCACTGCGAGGTCGCGCTCGAGCCGGGCGATTTGTATTTCTTCAATACGCGCTGCATCCACGAGGTCCCTGCGGTGCAGGGGGACGATCCGCGGGTGGTGCTCGCCGTCTTCATTGGCTATGCCGAAGAAGACGACGAAATCTACGTGTGGTCTTAACCCGTGTTGCCGTTTACGCACATCGTCCGCGCCCTGCCAGCGACTGTTCCCTTTGTGCCGCCCGAGGCATTGGAGCGGGAGCAAGGGCAGCCGCTCGCCCTGCGAGTTGGGGCTAACGAGAGCAATTTTGGTATCTCGCCGCGGGCGCGACAGGCCATGGTAGAGGCGGTGGAGCAAGTGCATTGGTACAACGATCCAGAGGGATACGAGCTACGCTCGGCGTTGGCGATGCGGCACGGGGTGGCGCGGGAAGAGGTCGTTTTGGGTGCGGGGATTGACGAGCTGTTGGGGCTTTTGGTGCGCCTTTTTGCCGAGCCGGGCGACGCGGTGGTGACGTCGCTGGGGGCCTATCCCACGTTTAACTACCACGTCGAGGGGCACGGGGCGGTGTTGCACAAGGTGCCCTATCGCACGGATCGAGAGGACTTGCCGGCCCTGTCGGACAAGGCGCGGAAAGTGCGCCCCAAGCTGATCTATGTGGCCAATCCCGACAACCCCATGGGCACCTATCAGCGAGCCGACGAGTTGCGGGATTTTATCGCGGTGTTGCCGCCGGATTGTGTCTTGCTGCTCGACGAGGCGTATATCGACTTCGCGCCGGAGGATGCCCTGTTGCCGCTGGAAGTGGAACGGGCACAGGTGGTGCGGTTGCGGACGTTTTCCAAGGCGCACGGCATGGCTGGGGCCAGGGTCGGCTACGCGCTGGCACACCGCGATGTGGTGGCCGCGCTCGACAAGGTGCGCAATCACTTTGGCGTCAATCGCATCGCCCAGGCCGGGGCACTTGCTTCGCTGGGCGACGATGCGTTCGTGCGTTCGGTGGTGCGGCAAGTAGAGGAAGGCCGACGGGAATACGCGGTGCTGGCGGCGGAATTGGGGCTGCAAACGGTGCCTTCGGCGACTAATTTTGTGGCCCTCGACGTGGGTAGTGGCGAGCGAGCGCGGCGGCTGGTGCAGATGCTTTTGCAGCACGGGGTCTTCGTGCGGATGCCGGGCGTGGCTCCGCTCGACCGCTGCATTCGCGTGACCGTGGGGCCATCCGCCGAGCGGCAAGCCTTTGCGAAGGTGTTGTGTGCGGTGTTGCCGCAATTAGATATTGGAGACGAAATCTTCTGTTGACAGCGTTTCAAGGGTTCTTCCGCTACACGATAAAGGAGATCTATTGTGAAATACGGTATTCGAGATAATATGTTAAAAGCACCGCTGGAAGCGGTATTTTCAGTGGCGAAGGATATTGGTTTTGATGGGGTGGAGTTTTGTGTTGGGCGAGACTATGGGGAGAATATTTTGTGGGAGGATGGTGGGGCAGAGAAGCTGAAGGGGTTGGCAGATGCGGCGGGTGTTGAGATTTCTTCACTGTCGCCAGGGGTGTTTTCACAATTTCATCCCGCTTTGCCAGAAGCTGAAAAGTGTGCCGAGGGTGTCGAGATTTTGACGCATGTGATTGGGTCTTGTGCAGCGGTTGATACGCGGCATATTCTGGTGCCGATGTTTCCGAGAGATATGGATGAGTGGCCGGATTCGACATGGGATCAACTGGTGGATGGGTTTAAAGCGCTGGGGGAGGTTGCGGAAGAACACAGCGTGATTTTGGACCTGGAGACGACGTTTAGCGCAGATCAACTGGTGATGATTTTGGATCGCGTAGGGTCTCCTGCGGTGAAGGTCTATCACGATACGGGCAATACGATGACGCGCGGACAGGATCCGGCTGAGGAAATTTTGAAGCTGGGAAGTGAGGGTGTCGGGATGATTCACGCCAAGGATACGGACCGACAGGCGCTGGGAGACGGGCGCGTGGATTTTGATTCGGTGGATGCGGCGATGCGCGAGATCGGTTACGATGGGTACATTGTTCTGGAGACGCCTTCGGGCGACGATCCAAATGCCGATCACACGAAGAATCTGGCGTTTATCAAGAAGTTAGGGGTTTGAGCGAAGAGATAACCCGTTGTGCTCCCTGGAAAGGAGGCAATATGACAGGAGATGTGGAATGTTATACAACCGTTGATTGTTAAAAGGAGACATATCGTATGAATAGATATTTGAAGTTGAAGATGTGGCTACTGGCATTGTTGGTCGCGGTGCCGGTTTCTGCCCAGGAGGCTCGATACGGCGCTGGCGTGTTTTTTAACCGCAGCGTGCCCGTGCTGGGGTTTCACGATCGGTATTCGGCTTCTCAGGTATATGGTGCGGTGCTGGATTATCAGGTCAGTTCGCGCGCTACAATGGAGTTTGAATACCATCATCTGACAATGGATGACGGAAAGATCGAAGGTCTGGCGTTTACATGGCCTATTGATAAGCAAAAATATTTGAGTCCCGATGCGAATTCTCGGTTTAATCTCAACAGCTTTTTGATCAATGCTCTGGCGTATCTCAATACCCGAAAGTCCGGCAGTGATTTGCAGCTTTTGCCATATATCGCTGTGGGGGCGGGGTTCTACGATTATCAGGATCGGATTACTGGTCTGATTTATCCGGGACAAAAAGAGGAGCCTTTGAATGCGGATCTGATGCTGGATGACCGAGAAGATGAACATACGGCTCTGGGGGCGAATGTGGGGTTGGGCATGACGGTGGTGCAGGGGCGATTCGGGCTGGATATCCGCGGGCGCTATCACATGATTTTGGGTGATTTGCGTCCTATGGAGGCGTGGAATCTGCCCGGGGTATTTCCCCTTGCAATGTTCGATTTCAGGACGGCGTTCAAATTGTACTGGTAGATCTCAAACGAGGAGAGGATTATGAAGCGGTTAATATTGGGATTTATTTTGTTGTTGCTGATGGATACATCGGCCATGGCGACAACAGCGGGGAAAATCACAGGTGTCATCACAGATGCCGCTACGGGTGAGTCTTTGCCGGGCGCTAATGTGGCACTCGAAGGAACCCGCAAAGGAGCGACTACCGATGCCGAGGGCCGCTATTTAATTCTGGCTGTAGATCCCGGCATGTACACCCTTACGGCGACGATGGTGGGCTATGGCACGGAAAAGAAAGAAGCGGTGCAGGTGATTGTGGATTATACATCCACGGTGGATTTTGCACTGAAAGAAGCCAGTCTCGAATTGGCCGAACTGGTTGTCGTGGCGGAGCGCCCGCCTGTGGAGCCAGATAAAACCACGAGCAAATACGTGGTTTCTGCGGCAGATATTCAGGCTGTGCCGCAGGTGAGATCGACATCACAATTGATCGCGTTGCAACCGGGTATGGCGCTGGATGGCACCAACCGCATTCGCGGAAGTTCAA is a genomic window of Gemmatimonadota bacterium containing:
- a CDS encoding phytanoyl-CoA dioxygenase family protein, producing MATISEEATSRVTEDDVAFYRENGYLVIPDALTPEEVEILRAETTALCRGERGDIGNLPAISSDDTDDDVIKRILCIHHVHRISPIMYDALSHPTMVDGLTSVIGPNVKCMQSMLFIKSAGKPGQAWHQDEIYIPTRDRSLTGGWFALDDATTENGCLWVIPGSHKRGILWPQHVQHDKRFDCAHETFRFPYTDDDAIPVEVKTGALVFFHGYLLHRSFPNRAKSGFRRVLVNHYMSAESLLPWRNLKPGERMATADMREIIMIAGEDPYAYKGTKITGQPHVRTAGDGGCGDGRQDLRS
- a CDS encoding sulfatase; its protein translation is MNRRPNFVVIFLDDSGWADFRPFGETAYPTPNVEKLAAGGCCYHQFYVPQAVCSASRASLLTGCYPGRHKLYGAIPPRARGLDPSFATIAEVLKPVGYATGVFGKWHIGDHDDTRPPARGFDESSGLMYSNDMWKYHPQSRHFDTMELQFWKNGEIVIDDVSPEQQKMLTTWYTEHAVDFIGRHADEPFFLYVPHNMPHVPLFCSDKFDGKSGEGLYADVMMEIDWSVGEIVNALEKAGVADDTVVVFTSDNGPWISYGNHAGKTPYREAKGTGFDGGTRSACVMHYPNGIPAGEISHQAFCSVDFLPTFAKLAGADLPDYTIDGVDVWDIVTCQPGATNSHVYYPVSTGRTFDGVVSGDGKWKLHLPHDYRTLVEAGNDGAPGEYKTAHIELSLFDMENDPYETTNVIDEYPDVAQELKALAEKHRDMWWVERN
- a CDS encoding phytanoyl-CoA dioxygenase family protein is translated as MGISGKEWSPTLTEKETVMFDLKGYILFPAVLSDDEMAPIVEQCEKLRTDRDSLPPEARCLPGGPASKLIDHPAIMRVLHTVIDDETEKIRLEGAFLSYRFKGDNHRGWTPHAGGKSVNPNYSYQYHDGRIYSGMTRVVWELNGVEKGKGGTAFIPGSHKSNYRKKLPLFDDPDSGVWDTYGCPPGSLLVFSEAVRHTSCVWTQDMPRMALFYAYNHINVRHHKPGFTDEMLNSLSPEHRRFFSEVYHPQFDGDEWKRRLNR
- a CDS encoding alpha-glucosidase/alpha-galactosidase — encoded protein: MANKVTIFGAGSVVFSLGLVKDLCLTKELNGSHVCFMDINEEVLDVIYELGRRYAEDLSADMTFEKTTDREAALKDADFVINTATVTHNEYFMQRRRKMTAKLGYFYDKTGMPEYYNLQLMLDVARDMEKLCPDAWILLAGNPVFDGTTLMTRETEIKVCGLCHGHYGYAGVARTLGLDPDEVTWQAPGLNHNIWMTDFIYENEDMYPELDRWIAEESEAYWERSAREGKSIPTQMSRASIHQYKMYGLMPIGDTPRRGGWWYHTDLDARKYWYDPNGGKDTPAGRDAVLAGKAEKYEQMKAAAYDEKIRPIDLFGDQMTHEQHIPIMNGLVNNVEGQFQVNVPNHGVLPGIPDDVAVEVPAIVNKKGIQPLRVPPLPKKIMLECIYPDWLNMERTLEAVLSGDKSMMLFGVLESKETKSYQHGLEVLDALFDIEPNEPMKYVEDINTHFDWPKNWA
- a CDS encoding aminotransferase class I/II-fold pyridoxal phosphate-dependent enzyme; the encoded protein is MVEAVEQVHWYNDPEGYELRSALAMRHGVAREEVVLGAGIDELLGLLVRLFAEPGDAVVTSLGAYPTFNYHVEGHGAVLHKVPYRTDREDLPALSDKARKVRPKLIYVANPDNPMGTYQRADELRDFIAVLPPDCVLLLDEAYIDFAPEDALLPLEVERAQVVRLRTFSKAHGMAGARVGYALAHRDVVAALDKVRNHFGVNRIAQAGALASLGDDAFVRSVVRQVEEGRREYAVLAAELGLQTVPSATNFVALDVGSGERARRLVQMLLQHGVFVRMPGVAPLDRCIRVTVGPSAERQAFAKVLCAVLPQLDIGDEIFC
- a CDS encoding sugar phosphate isomerase/epimerase, which produces MKYGIRDNMLKAPLEAVFSVAKDIGFDGVEFCVGRDYGENILWEDGGAEKLKGLADAAGVEISSLSPGVFSQFHPALPEAEKCAEGVEILTHVIGSCAAVDTRHILVPMFPRDMDEWPDSTWDQLVDGFKALGEVAEEHSVILDLETTFSADQLVMILDRVGSPAVKVYHDTGNTMTRGQDPAEEILKLGSEGVGMIHAKDTDRQALGDGRVDFDSVDAAMREIGYDGYIVLETPSGDDPNADHTKNLAFIKKLGV
- a CDS encoding outer membrane beta-barrel protein: MNRYLKLKMWLLALLVAVPVSAQEARYGAGVFFNRSVPVLGFHDRYSASQVYGAVLDYQVSSRATMEFEYHHLTMDDGKIEGLAFTWPIDKQKYLSPDANSRFNLNSFLINALAYLNTRKSGSDLQLLPYIAVGAGFYDYQDRITGLIYPGQKEEPLNADLMLDDREDEHTALGANVGLGMTVVQGRFGLDIRGRYHMILGDLRPMEAWNLPGVFPLAMFDFRTAFKLYW